A window of the Desulfurobacteriaceae bacterium genome harbors these coding sequences:
- a CDS encoding nucleoside deaminase, whose translation MAMDILFLLEAVKEAKKAFNLGEVPIGAVVVKDNKVVARGFNQKEFLQDPTAHAEIIAIKKASLKLGSWRLNDCTLYSTVEPCVMCCGAIIQSRIKKVVYAIPDPKFGGIESLFKIFENEKINHRPIVEKIYIKEAEDLLKEFFKILRKK comes from the coding sequence ATTGCCATGGACATTCTGTTTCTTCTTGAAGCAGTAAAGGAAGCTAAGAAAGCCTTTAACCTCGGTGAAGTTCCTATAGGTGCTGTTGTTGTGAAGGATAACAAAGTAGTTGCAAGAGGATTTAATCAAAAAGAGTTTCTGCAAGACCCCACAGCCCACGCAGAAATAATCGCCATAAAAAAAGCTTCTTTAAAACTTGGTTCTTGGAGACTTAACGATTGCACTCTTTACTCAACAGTAGAACCTTGTGTGATGTGCTGTGGTGCTATAATCCAATCTAGAATTAAAAAGGTTGTTTATGCAATTCCTGACCCAAAGTTTGGAGGGATTGAGAGTCTTTTTAAAATCTTTGAGAACGAAAAAATAAACCACAGACCAATAGTAGAGAAAATTTACATAAAAGAAGCCGAGGATTTGCTGAAAGAATTTTTTAAGATTTTAAGAAAAAAGTAA